Proteins co-encoded in one Kribbella solani genomic window:
- a CDS encoding glycoside hydrolase family 75 protein has product MVRRFSLLGLAVALAGLTLVVPLRSSQAAELAGPTADQLRARATCASQLSNGKYAPDDGDSRTIKVCKTGTAVHWTADLDIDCDGQRTTQCSENTDPSFQPDTSFHQSDGRPLNSAGLPFIVVPLPSSVWDYHTAGIGGATVAAVVYQDKVAYAVVGDEGPTGIIGEGSYKLAQQLGINPNPSSGGIDGAVVTYILFPGVTASPIESTTDITTKAQSAATDFVQ; this is encoded by the coding sequence ATGGTTCGACGCTTCAGCCTGCTCGGTCTCGCCGTGGCCCTGGCCGGTCTGACCCTGGTAGTACCGCTCCGAAGTTCGCAGGCCGCCGAGCTGGCCGGCCCGACCGCCGATCAGCTTCGCGCCCGGGCAACGTGCGCTTCGCAGCTGTCCAACGGGAAGTACGCCCCAGATGACGGCGATTCGCGGACGATCAAGGTCTGCAAGACCGGCACCGCGGTGCATTGGACAGCCGACCTGGACATCGACTGCGACGGTCAGCGTACGACGCAGTGCAGCGAGAACACCGATCCTTCGTTCCAGCCCGACACGTCGTTCCATCAGTCCGACGGCCGGCCGCTGAACTCCGCCGGGTTGCCGTTCATCGTCGTACCGCTGCCGAGTTCGGTCTGGGACTACCACACGGCCGGGATCGGTGGCGCGACCGTCGCCGCGGTCGTGTACCAGGACAAGGTCGCGTACGCGGTCGTCGGTGACGAAGGACCCACCGGCATCATCGGCGAGGGTTCGTACAAGCTGGCCCAGCAACTCGGCATCAACCCGAACCCGTCGTCCGGCGGAATCGACGGCGCGGTCGTCACGTACATCCTCTTCCCCGGCGTCACCGCGTCCCCGATCGAATCCACCACCGACATCACCACCAAGGCCCAATCCGCCGCCACCGACTTCGTCCAGTAA
- a CDS encoding aminotransferase class V-fold PLP-dependent enzyme gives MESAEWAGLWDAEAGWLNTASYGLPPRVAWEALQAALSDWRVGATSWEPWDESTTRARAAFARLIGADAADVFVGSTVSAALVPIAAALPDGARVLTDDVEFTSNVFPWQVHADRGVDVIAVPGDDVIAAIRPGVDLVAVSAVQSSTGAVLDLAKVVAASKEIGALVVVDATQAVGWHPIDVAGVDALISHSYKWLMSPRGATFGYLSPRLQERCRPGAAGWYAARDVHGSYYGTAMDLAPGARRFDQSPAWFSFVGAAPALELIEQIGVSTINRHNLALANEFRDGLGLAPSNSAIVSTSLPGAEEAFAAAGIRAAVRGGKLRASFHIYSTQDDVHRALDALKPLLH, from the coding sequence ATGGAGAGCGCGGAGTGGGCCGGGTTGTGGGATGCGGAAGCGGGGTGGTTGAACACTGCCTCGTACGGGCTGCCGCCGCGGGTGGCGTGGGAGGCGTTGCAGGCCGCGCTTTCGGACTGGCGGGTCGGTGCGACCAGTTGGGAGCCGTGGGACGAGTCGACCACGCGGGCGCGGGCCGCGTTCGCGCGACTGATCGGCGCGGACGCCGCGGACGTGTTCGTCGGCAGCACGGTCTCCGCCGCGCTGGTGCCGATCGCCGCCGCGCTGCCGGACGGAGCGCGAGTCCTGACCGATGATGTCGAGTTCACGTCGAACGTCTTCCCGTGGCAGGTGCACGCGGACCGTGGCGTCGACGTGATCGCCGTACCCGGTGATGACGTGATCGCGGCGATCCGCCCGGGCGTCGACCTGGTCGCGGTGAGCGCGGTGCAGTCGTCGACCGGTGCCGTACTGGACCTGGCGAAGGTTGTTGCCGCGAGCAAGGAAATTGGCGCGCTGGTGGTGGTCGACGCGACCCAGGCGGTCGGCTGGCATCCGATCGACGTGGCGGGGGTCGACGCGCTGATCTCGCACAGTTACAAGTGGTTGATGTCGCCCCGCGGCGCCACCTTCGGGTACCTGTCGCCGCGGCTGCAGGAACGCTGCCGGCCAGGCGCCGCCGGGTGGTACGCCGCCCGCGACGTGCACGGGTCGTACTACGGGACGGCGATGGACCTTGCTCCCGGCGCGCGACGGTTCGACCAGTCGCCCGCGTGGTTCTCGTTCGTCGGAGCGGCGCCGGCGCTCGAACTGATCGAGCAGATCGGCGTCAGCACGATCAACCGGCACAACCTCGCGCTGGCGAACGAGTTCCGTGACGGTCTCGGGCTGGCGCCGTCGAACAGCGCGATCGTCAGCACCAGCCTGCCCGGCGCCGAGGAGGCGTTCGCGGCGGCCGGCATCCGGGCGGCGGTCCGGGGCGGGAAGCTGCGCGCGTCTTTCCACATCTATTCCACCCAGGACGACGTCCACCGGGCACTGGACGCCCTCAA